A window of the Desulfovibrio sp. UIB00 genome harbors these coding sequences:
- a CDS encoding cytochrome c family protein: MREKLIRFRTTLPCLLLLICGLAALPGAAFGNELVPVTTPAVSKPEMPKVFFPHDKHVDAVEARNGDCSSCHNMTDAGMSETLKDVTSVPAKKQVAYMHTACTDCHVKAGKGPRLVDCRVCHSERTASEFAGKKK, encoded by the coding sequence ATGCGGGAAAAACTTATCAGATTCAGAACCACTCTCCCCTGCCTGTTATTATTGATCTGCGGCCTGGCGGCATTGCCCGGCGCGGCGTTTGGCAACGAGCTTGTGCCCGTTACCACGCCCGCCGTGAGCAAGCCAGAGATGCCCAAGGTCTTTTTTCCCCATGACAAGCATGTGGACGCAGTGGAGGCCAGAAACGGCGACTGTTCATCCTGCCACAACATGACAGATGCAGGCATGTCTGAAACCCTCAAGGACGTAACATCGGTTCCGGCGAAAAAGCAGGTTGCTTACATGCACACAGCCTGTACCGATTGCCACGTCAAAGCTGGCAAGGGCCCGCGTCTTGTGGACTGCCGAGTCTGCCACAGCGAACGCACCGCATCTGAGTTTGCCGGCAAGAAGAAATAG
- the hmcE gene encoding sulfate respiration complex protein HmcE gives MLDFITGPLFIISIAVFVVGLLVRAVLYVRGLDARLERVAYSYHTERSIPGALASIFKWLIPGGTSGWRAQPVATILFFLLHFGAVLIPLFLLGHTVLLETYVGISLPSLPGGVADVLAIMALSGIVLLALRRLSSPALRQLNSGQDWLILLLTFLPFATGLMARLDGGAYQTWMIAHVLSGELFLLLAPFTKLSHIVLFFMSRAQIGMDFAIKRGGATRGGAFPW, from the coding sequence ATGCTGGATTTCATTACCGGACCACTTTTCATTATTTCAATTGCCGTATTTGTCGTCGGCCTGCTTGTACGCGCGGTTTTATACGTGCGCGGCCTGGATGCACGCCTTGAACGCGTGGCCTACAGCTATCATACCGAGCGCTCCATCCCCGGTGCGCTTGCTTCCATTTTCAAATGGCTTATCCCTGGCGGAACCAGCGGCTGGCGCGCCCAACCGGTTGCAACCATCCTTTTCTTTCTTTTGCATTTCGGCGCTGTGCTTATACCGCTGTTTCTTCTTGGGCACACGGTTCTGCTTGAAACCTATGTGGGGATAAGCCTGCCGTCGCTTCCAGGCGGCGTTGCCGATGTGCTTGCCATCATGGCTCTTTCCGGCATTGTTCTGCTTGCCTTGCGGCGTCTTTCCTCACCGGCGCTCAGGCAGCTCAACAGCGGCCAGGATTGGCTTATTCTGCTTTTGACCTTTCTGCCCTTTGCCACGGGTCTTATGGCGCGCCTTGACGGCGGCGCCTACCAGACGTGGATGATAGCCCATGTGCTCAGCGGCGAACTGTTTCTTCTGCTGGCCCCCTTCACCAAGCTTTCGCACATTGTCCTCTTCTTTATGTCTCGTGCGCAGATCGGCATGGACTTTGCCATCAAAAGAGGCGGCGCAACGCGCGGCGGCGCTTTCCCCTGGTAA
- the hmcF gene encoding sulfate respiration complex iron-sulfur protein HmcF yields the protein MSELLCTPTPVTTKEGILDLLKDKGGAQYYAQMKEMKVDQEALARDLEQTCKSRTRTWLSVCAHCAMCADSCFFYRTNNNDPTQIPSYKIQATLGELLRRKGKVDAEFMIKCMDAAWGKCTCCNRCAVYCPHGIDTGVMFSYLRGILFKHGFIPWEMKIGSGMHRVYGAQMDVTEEDWVETCEWMVEEQQDEWPDLEIPVEKENADVMYILNAREVKHYPEDIAQAAILFHVTDTNWTVPREGWENTSLTMFAGDWEGCAQNVKRIYAAIERIKPKVVVGTECGHAHRATVVEGPYWAGRESGDPPVRFMHYVEWIAEMLRTGKIKIDPAKKLKMPCTLQDSCNYVRSHGLGKATRDIMSYIAEDFREMDPKGDHNFCCGGGGGLNGIGLYRKERNVGLKNKLDQIKATGAELVISPCHNCWDAIRDMMEVYEEHNIKWSFLKPLLVDMMIIPDHINHNEV from the coding sequence ATGTCCGAATTGCTGTGCACCCCAACCCCCGTCACCACCAAGGAAGGCATCCTTGATCTGCTGAAGGACAAGGGCGGGGCGCAATACTATGCCCAGATGAAGGAAATGAAGGTCGACCAGGAAGCCCTGGCCCGCGACCTGGAGCAAACCTGCAAATCGCGCACCCGCACATGGCTCAGCGTCTGTGCGCACTGCGCCATGTGCGCGGACAGCTGTTTTTTCTACCGCACCAACAACAACGACCCCACGCAGATTCCTTCGTACAAGATTCAGGCAACGCTGGGTGAGCTGCTGCGCCGTAAAGGCAAGGTTGACGCCGAGTTCATGATCAAATGTATGGACGCTGCCTGGGGCAAGTGCACCTGCTGCAACCGTTGCGCCGTTTATTGCCCTCACGGCATTGATACGGGCGTTATGTTCAGCTATCTGCGCGGCATTCTCTTCAAGCACGGCTTTATCCCGTGGGAAATGAAAATCGGCTCCGGCATGCACCGCGTTTACGGGGCGCAGATGGACGTGACCGAAGAAGACTGGGTTGAAACCTGCGAATGGATGGTCGAAGAGCAACAGGATGAATGGCCCGACCTGGAAATTCCTGTTGAAAAAGAAAACGCGGACGTCATGTACATTCTTAACGCCCGCGAAGTGAAGCACTATCCTGAAGACATCGCTCAGGCCGCCATTCTCTTTCATGTGACGGACACCAACTGGACTGTGCCGCGCGAAGGCTGGGAAAACACCTCTCTCACCATGTTTGCGGGCGACTGGGAAGGCTGCGCGCAGAACGTCAAACGCATCTACGCCGCCATTGAGCGCATCAAGCCCAAGGTTGTTGTGGGTACGGAATGCGGCCACGCCCACCGTGCAACAGTTGTTGAAGGCCCCTACTGGGCCGGACGCGAAAGCGGTGATCCGCCGGTGCGCTTCATGCACTATGTGGAATGGATCGCGGAGATGCTGCGTACAGGCAAGATCAAGATTGATCCTGCCAAAAAGCTCAAGATGCCCTGCACTCTTCAGGATTCGTGCAACTATGTGCGCAGCCACGGGCTTGGCAAGGCCACGCGCGATATCATGAGCTACATTGCGGAAGACTTCCGCGAAATGGACCCCAAGGGCGACCACAACTTCTGCTGCGGTGGCGGCGGCGGCCTTAACGGCATCGGCCTGTACCGCAAAGAACGCAACGTGGGCCTGAAAAACAAGCTGGACCAGATCAAGGCAACCGGCGCGGAACTGGTCATAAGCCCCTGCCACAACTGCTGGGACGCCATCCGAGATATGATGGAAGTCTACGAGGAACACAACATCAAGTGGTCGTTCCTCAAGCCGCTGCTGGTTGATATGATGATTATTCCGGATCACATCAACCACAACGAAGTATAA
- a CDS encoding response regulator: MQKHILLVDSDAESQSRLSQTLQQCDYRVSTASTCAESLAKIASDRPDCVVFDVELEGTSGTIMYSRLRRNASTRSLPAVVCTSVGPRPVSFGTGIPVLSKNCSSEALLATVSAAMA; the protein is encoded by the coding sequence ATGCAAAAGCATATTCTCTTGGTAGACAGCGATGCCGAAAGCCAAAGCAGACTGTCTCAAACCCTTCAGCAGTGTGATTACCGGGTAAGCACCGCCAGCACCTGTGCTGAAAGCCTGGCCAAGATTGCCAGCGACAGGCCCGACTGTGTTGTTTTTGATGTGGAGCTGGAGGGAACGTCCGGCACCATCATGTACAGTCGTTTGCGCCGCAATGCGAGCACCAGGTCGCTTCCGGCGGTGGTGTGCACATCTGTTGGGCCCCGGCCTGTGAGCTTTGGAACGGGGATTCCCGTTCTTTCAAAAAACTGTTCGAGCGAAGCGCTGCTTGCTACCGTCAGCGCCGCAATGGCATAG
- a CDS encoding Rrf2 family transcriptional regulator — translation MRISTMACHALHLLLCLSEQDDEIPASASELSVCTGISEKFVQKIMRLLQSEGIVKSVRGIAGGHMLARTPDEITLADIIIAVEGGISLPGVSNVAPRGKTALDAWDMVARSMNSSLEAVTLSSVRQSSASAPRQATRRRVAQPSSPLLPETDFGGTNAKAYSLGRQRCRKPKQTVSNPSAV, via the coding sequence ATGCGTATTTCGACAATGGCCTGCCATGCCTTGCACTTGTTATTGTGCCTTTCTGAACAAGATGACGAAATCCCTGCCTCTGCGTCCGAACTTTCGGTCTGCACCGGCATATCTGAAAAGTTTGTTCAAAAAATCATGCGGCTGCTTCAGTCAGAGGGCATTGTCAAAAGCGTTCGTGGCATTGCCGGAGGGCACATGCTGGCGCGCACTCCTGACGAGATAACGCTGGCCGACATAATTATTGCAGTTGAAGGCGGCATTTCCCTGCCTGGTGTCAGCAATGTTGCCCCCAGGGGCAAAACTGCGCTGGACGCTTGGGATATGGTCGCCCGTTCCATGAACAGTTCGCTCGAAGCTGTGACTCTCAGTTCCGTTCGACAGAGTAGTGCTTCAGCGCCCCGGCAAGCCACCCGCCGCAGGGTGGCGCAACCCTCTTCTCCGCTTCTGCCGGAGACCGACTTCGGAGGCACCAATGCAAAAGCATATTCTCTTGGTAGACAGCGATGCCGAAAGCCAAAGCAGACTGTCTCAAACCCTTCAGCAGTGTGA
- a CDS encoding Rrf2 family transcriptional regulator, whose protein sequence is MKLSAKTRYAARILLFLAKNGLEKPVSSSQLAAQTGISSQFSEQILRQLRLAGITGSIRGAKGGHVLLRKPEELTFGCIVKLMEGGIELTNCMEKPGECARFDECEVRKAWENLQATLDGVFESITLRDLMHDPHILL, encoded by the coding sequence ATGAAGCTTTCTGCAAAAACCCGGTATGCCGCCAGGATCCTGCTTTTTCTGGCAAAAAACGGTCTTGAGAAACCGGTCTCTTCAAGCCAGTTGGCTGCACAAACTGGCATAAGCTCGCAATTCAGCGAACAGATTTTGCGCCAGCTGCGTCTGGCTGGCATAACGGGCAGCATCCGTGGGGCCAAGGGCGGTCATGTGCTTTTGCGCAAGCCCGAAGAACTCACATTTGGGTGCATTGTCAAATTGATGGAAGGCGGCATTGAACTGACAAACTGCATGGAAAAGCCCGGCGAGTGCGCGCGCTTTGATGAATGTGAAGTCCGAAAAGCCTGGGAGAACCTGCAGGCGACGCTTGATGGCGTTTTTGAGTCAATTACCCTGCGCGATCTCATGCATGACCCGCACATTCTCCTGTAG
- a CDS encoding respiratory nitrate reductase subunit gamma encodes MTTLFYILGYLAVAGFFCMAYLKIKSYLAASPLHVRWELYPVPHEGSKTVYGGSFMEEKDWWTKPRHIAHMGDVKALLTEVLFLHATFEHNLKLWVRTYPFHVGMYMLMGGTIVVLFAAIAQILGLNPQGGLMIFVGNVISACALAGTLCIIVGGVSLVLRRRADEGLRRYSTPEHYFNLLVFVLFGVLGLAAWASAPSYFELARTFMYNLITFHFAPQTNVLFSLHLLVGFFLLIWIPMTHMGHVFMKYFTYHDIRWGDEPTNYSPKNQQKIMDALKFNVTWSADHINGDGQPKTWVDVATTNPAAPKKED; translated from the coding sequence ATGACCACACTTTTTTACATTCTTGGCTATCTGGCGGTAGCCGGCTTTTTCTGCATGGCCTACCTCAAGATCAAATCGTATCTTGCAGCCAGCCCCCTGCACGTACGCTGGGAACTGTACCCCGTGCCTCACGAAGGCTCCAAGACGGTGTACGGCGGCAGCTTTATGGAAGAAAAGGACTGGTGGACCAAGCCTCGTCACATCGCTCACATGGGCGACGTCAAGGCGCTGCTGACCGAAGTGCTTTTCTTGCATGCCACTTTTGAACACAACCTCAAGCTCTGGGTGCGCACCTACCCCTTCCATGTGGGCATGTACATGCTCATGGGCGGCACCATCGTGGTGCTGTTTGCCGCCATCGCGCAGATTCTGGGCCTCAACCCCCAGGGCGGTCTGATGATCTTTGTCGGCAATGTTATCAGCGCCTGTGCTCTTGCTGGCACGCTGTGCATCATTGTGGGCGGCGTCAGCCTTGTTTTGCGCCGTCGTGCCGATGAAGGCCTGCGCCGCTACAGCACCCCCGAGCATTACTTCAACCTGCTCGTCTTCGTGCTCTTCGGCGTGCTGGGCCTGGCTGCCTGGGCTTCCGCTCCTTCCTACTTCGAGCTGGCCCGCACCTTCATGTACAACCTGATCACGTTCCACTTTGCCCCGCAGACCAACGTGCTCTTCAGCCTGCACCTGCTGGTGGGCTTCTTCCTGCTGATCTGGATCCCCATGACCCACATGGGCCACGTCTTCATGAAGTACTTCACCTACCACGACATCCGCTGGGGTGACGAACCCACCAACTACAGCCCCAAGAACCAGCAAAAGATCATGGACGCCCTGAAGTTCAACGTCACGTGGTCTGCCGATCATATCAATGGCGATGGCCAACCCAAGACCTGGGTTGACGTGGCCACCACCAATCCCGCAGCCCCCAAGAAGGAAGACTAG
- a CDS encoding (Fe-S)-binding protein, translating to MKDNLQLKDVSTAEGQMVSIDLKDIPELPLDVHTMPWKPFTEEQKQNTACILDDVCVLNIPVPKNKEEEEELVNKFLNGMRKLFSKENNWTFLPMLETSMDYCAQCNSCSDACHLYEMSGKNEMYRPNFRSEIFRRIYKQYVKKEPFAKWRYGDMGLNWKTVARLGELAYRCNLCRRCAQTCPIGVDNGLLAREIRKLFSQEMGIYARELHEKGTMNQMKCGSSTGMTPEVVKENVEFIDEDYTEITGVGIHTPFDVQGADIMLLHNAGEVMAWPENIAAFSLIFQEAGLSWTLSSKALAYDGVNYGVFYDDAQTARIALQHMMAAKELGVKKIVIGECGHAHKALTVIADRVIPFEYQVPRESCYVTLHDIVMSGRLKLDPSRNNFPVTLHDPCNIVRLMGIVEPQREIVRKIAPMFREMPCHGVDNYCCGGGSGFAIMTRNNIEQWRGNISGRKKMWQIAEAFKDCLGPETRKYICAPCSNCKGQIREMLEHNDLYTKNNFAYGGLVELIVNAMVNVNPGFIKFEGEEE from the coding sequence ATGAAAGATAATCTGCAATTGAAAGATGTTTCCACTGCCGAAGGGCAGATGGTCAGCATTGACCTCAAGGATATTCCTGAGCTTCCCCTGGACGTGCACACCATGCCCTGGAAGCCCTTCACCGAAGAGCAGAAGCAGAACACCGCCTGCATCCTTGACGATGTGTGCGTGCTGAATATTCCTGTGCCCAAGAACAAGGAAGAAGAAGAGGAACTGGTCAACAAGTTCCTCAACGGCATGCGCAAGCTGTTCAGCAAGGAAAACAACTGGACCTTCCTGCCCATGCTCGAAACCAGCATGGACTACTGCGCCCAGTGCAACTCCTGTTCTGACGCCTGCCATCTGTACGAAATGTCGGGCAAGAACGAGATGTACCGGCCCAACTTCCGGTCTGAAATCTTCCGCCGCATCTACAAGCAGTATGTGAAGAAAGAACCCTTTGCCAAATGGCGCTACGGCGACATGGGCCTGAACTGGAAGACCGTGGCCCGCCTGGGCGAACTGGCCTACCGCTGCAACCTTTGCCGTCGCTGCGCGCAGACCTGCCCCATCGGTGTGGACAACGGCCTGCTGGCCCGCGAAATCCGCAAGCTTTTCAGCCAGGAGATGGGCATCTACGCCCGCGAACTGCACGAAAAAGGCACCATGAACCAGATGAAGTGCGGGTCTTCCACCGGCATGACGCCTGAAGTGGTGAAAGAAAACGTGGAGTTCATCGACGAGGACTACACCGAAATCACCGGCGTGGGCATCCACACTCCCTTCGACGTGCAGGGTGCAGACATCATGCTGCTGCACAACGCTGGCGAAGTGATGGCCTGGCCTGAAAACATCGCCGCCTTCTCGCTGATCTTCCAGGAAGCCGGTCTTTCCTGGACGCTCTCGAGCAAGGCCCTGGCGTACGACGGCGTCAACTACGGCGTGTTCTACGACGACGCCCAGACCGCCCGTATTGCCCTCCAGCACATGATGGCCGCCAAGGAACTTGGCGTGAAAAAGATCGTCATCGGTGAATGCGGCCACGCCCACAAGGCCCTGACCGTTATCGCCGACCGCGTTATCCCCTTCGAATATCAGGTGCCGCGCGAAAGCTGCTACGTGACCCTGCACGACATCGTCATGTCGGGCCGCCTGAAGCTTGATCCTTCGCGCAACAACTTCCCTGTGACCCTGCACGACCCCTGCAACATCGTGCGTCTCATGGGCATTGTTGAACCCCAGCGCGAAATCGTGCGCAAGATTGCGCCCATGTTCCGCGAAATGCCCTGCCACGGTGTGGACAACTACTGCTGCGGCGGCGGCTCCGGCTTTGCCATCATGACCCGCAACAACATCGAGCAATGGCGCGGCAACATCTCTGGCCGCAAAAAGATGTGGCAGATCGCCGAAGCTTTCAAGGATTGCCTTGGACCGGAAACCCGCAAGTACATCTGCGCTCCCTGCTCCAACTGCAAGGGCCAGATCCGCGAAATGCTGGAACACAACGATCTGTACACCAAGAACAACTTCGCTTACGGCGGCCTGGTGGAACTCATCGTCAACGCCATGGTCAACGTGAACCCCGGGTTCATCAAGTTTGAAGGCGAAGAAGAATAG
- a CDS encoding DMT family transporter: MSVCENSAQGTAAARSAGEVEQSAQLGQARPWGAWISLTLAMSIAGSAVVAGKLLVGSLPVFLAAGLGLGVGLLVMLPQLWLRREKGALDGRTHATLALQALCGIALYRICTFEGLRFTSAASAGLMSSAAPAVIGLLAWGMLRERPPLRRIAGIACVSLGLLAINLTPFLAAQGAVGVETTPASGGEAWRSLLGNGLVLAAVLCEAAFSVLSKARCCPMSPLRRTTILSFYAFIMLLPMALFEARDFDFTFLSAAAIWGLAYYGAAVSYLSYVLWFRGIAQVQASAAAAFTGLVPLSGVALSWLVLGEQILWTHIAGLACVTVGIWLSCAATNAPDGK; encoded by the coding sequence ATGAGCGTGTGTGAAAACAGTGCGCAAGGTACTGCGGCTGCGAGATCTGCTGGGGAAGTGGAACAATCAGCGCAATTGGGGCAAGCGCGCCCCTGGGGAGCATGGATCAGCCTGACCCTTGCCATGAGCATCGCTGGCAGTGCGGTGGTGGCGGGAAAACTGCTGGTGGGCAGCCTGCCTGTGTTTCTTGCTGCGGGCCTTGGCCTTGGGGTCGGGCTGCTGGTGATGCTGCCGCAGTTGTGGCTGCGGCGTGAAAAAGGGGCGCTTGACGGGCGCACCCATGCGACATTGGCCCTCCAGGCATTGTGCGGCATTGCACTGTACCGCATCTGCACCTTTGAAGGGCTTCGCTTCACCAGCGCTGCTTCTGCGGGTTTGATGAGCAGCGCCGCGCCAGCGGTTATCGGTTTGCTGGCTTGGGGCATGCTCCGGGAGAGGCCGCCGCTGCGGCGCATTGCGGGCATTGCTTGCGTGAGTCTGGGCCTGCTCGCCATTAATCTTACGCCCTTTCTAGCAGCGCAGGGTGCCGTGGGTGTGGAAACCACGCCAGCAAGCGGAGGCGAGGCCTGGCGCTCATTGCTGGGCAACGGCCTTGTGCTGGCGGCTGTATTGTGCGAGGCGGCATTTTCCGTACTCAGCAAGGCGCGCTGCTGCCCCATGTCACCCTTGCGGCGTACGACAATCTTATCATTCTACGCCTTCATCATGCTGCTGCCCATGGCTTTGTTTGAGGCTCGAGACTTTGACTTCACCTTCTTGTCTGCCGCAGCAATCTGGGGGCTTGCCTATTATGGCGCAGCGGTTTCCTATCTGTCGTATGTGCTGTGGTTTCGTGGGATTGCTCAGGTGCAGGCCAGTGCAGCCGCTGCCTTTACGGGTTTGGTGCCTCTGAGCGGCGTGGCGCTTTCGTGGTTGGTGCTTGGTGAGCAGATTTTGTGGACACATATTGCAGGTCTGGCCTGCGTGACGGTGGGCATATGGCTTTCGTGCGCAGCAACCAATGCGCCGGATGGCAAGTAG